From a single Fusarium fujikuroi IMI 58289 draft genome, chromosome FFUJ_chr03 genomic region:
- a CDS encoding related to phospholipase C, whose translation MAHELKAGGGASEVTRSLSNVDPIISGQLVKLFQSLADRQDKNWSKERLDSFIRDVQQDVSSPAVQDLLARDHLDLDGFMAWMTSSHAAATTPPRPQDLSYPLASYFISSSHNTYLTGNQLSSDSSTRPYTETLLRGGRCIEIDVWDGDESDPEGTSSPSSSDEERGVKKVKVVRKTKKRSTFGKLKEKLAKTSLRDKEESSDPNPDPASGQQPAPAPAPGADPESTEPEAAIVEPRVLHGYTLTKEISFRAVCEAIRDSAFVVSDLPVIVSLEVHCKPDQQLAMVHIMKEVWGDLLVPEPESEPDALPSPDELRRKLIVKVKYAPPGADATQEESEEEDRAPAPGAQAGDAPPKKPAKIIQELSRMGFHARGVSFKSLTQPEAGMPTHIFSLSEKKVIDVHEKQASDLFNHNRHFLMRTYPWGLRIGSSNLDPSVFWRKGIQIVALNWQRWDEGMMLNEGMFAGTGGYVLKPQGYRPNRNDEETENTIIRKSLHLTITVLAAQNIPLPPGDTSTRGFEPYVKVELHVEGPDEFHGGPVPNEGHEREGEYKARTKTHRGNMVDFAGERLEFPPVPHVVDELSWVRFTVRDDEIGRDDLAAWACMRLDRLGNGYRFVHLMDCEGRITDGAIFIKVDKKLV comes from the exons ATGGCTCATGAGCTCAAAGCTGGCGGAGGTGCCAGCGAAGTTACTCGCTCCCTCTCCAACGTCGACCCCATCATCAGCGGCCAActcgtcaagctcttccagtCTCTGGCCGATCGACAAGACAAGAACTGGAGCAAGGAGAGACTTGACTCCTTCATCAGAGATGTTCAACAAGATGTCTCCTCACCCGCTgtccaagatcttctcgCCAGAGACCACCTCGATCTGGATGGCTTCATGGCCTGGATGACGTCGTCTCATGCAGCGGCTACAACCCCGCCTAGACCCCAAGATCTCTCATATCCCCTTGCTTCCTACTTCATCAGCTCCAGCCACAACACTTATCTCACCGGGAACCAACTCTCAAGTGACAGCTCGACCAGGCCTTACACCGAAACTCTGCTGCGGGGCGGGCGCTGTATCGAGATCGATGTCTGGGATGGCGATGAGTCTGACCCCGAGGGCACGAGTAGTCCTTCCAGCAGCGATGAGGAGAGAGGTGTGAAAAAAGTCAAAGTTGtaagaaagacaaaaaagaGAAGCACTTTTGGAAAGCTCAAAGAAAAGCTCGCAAAGACGAGCCTCCGTGATAAGGAGGAGTCCTCCGACCCCAACCCCGACCCCGCCTCCGGCCAACAGcccgctcccgctcccgctccGGGCGCCGATCCCGAGTCTACGGAGCCCGAAGCCGCTATCGTTGAGCCCCGTGTGCTGCACGGCTACACCCTCACCAAGGAGATTTCCTTCAGAGCTGTCTGTGAGGCCATTCGCGACAGCGCCTTTGTTGTTAGCGACTTGCCCGTCATCGTCTCCCTTGAAGTCCACTGCAAACCGGACCAGCAACTTGCAATGGTCCACATTATGAAGGAAGTCTGGGGCGACCTTCTCGTCCCAGAGCCCGAGAGCGAACCTGATGCCCTACCCAGTCCAGATGAACTGCGTCGAAAGCTCATCGTCAAGGTTAAGTATGCACCACCTGGTGCAGATGCCACTCAagaggagagtgaggaggaggacaggGCACCAGCCCCCGGTGCTCAAGCTGGTGATGCTCCGCCAAAGAAGCCAGCAAAGATTATACAGGAGCTGAGTCGTATGGGCTTCCATGCGCGGGGCGTGTCTTTCAAGAGCTTGACGCAGCCAGAAGCTGGTATGCCCACACACATATTTTCCCTGtcagagaagaaggtcatcgATGTGCACGAGAAGCAAGCGTCTGATCTGTTCAACCACAATCGACACTTTCTCATGAGAACTTATCCTTGGGGTCTGCGAATAGGATCATCCAATCTCGACCCTTCTGTTTTCTGGCGCAAGGGTATTCAGATCGTTGCGCTGAATTGGCAGAGGTGGGATGAGGGCATGATGCTCAACGAAGGCATGTTTGCTGGAACAGGAGGATATGTCCTCAAACCTCAAG GCTACCGTCCAAACCGCAACGACGAAGAAACcgaaaacaccatcatccgGAAATCACTCCATCTCACAATCACAGTCCTCGCCGCCCAAAACATCCCCCTCCCACCAGGCGACACATCCACCAGAGGCTTTGAGCCCTACGTCAAAGTCGAACTTCACGTCGAAGGACCTGATGAATTCCACGGCGGCCCTGTCCCTAACGAAGGACACGAGCGCGAGGGTGAATACAAGGCCCGCACAAAGACACACCGTGGCAACATGGTTGACTTTGCTGGTGAACGTCTCGAATTCCCCCCTGTGCCGCATGTCGTCGATGAACTCTCATGGGTGCGATTTACAGTgcgtgatgatgagattggaaGGGATGATTTGGCGGCTTGGGCTTGCATGAGACTTGATAGGCTGGGTAATGGGTACCGGTTTGTGCATCTCATGGATTGCGAGGGTCGCATCACGGATGGTGCGATTTTTATCAAGGTTGATAAGAAGTTGGTTTAG
- a CDS encoding probable DDR48-heat shock protein — protein MSDSYGDNSYGSSRRDNDNDNSYGSSNRDNDNDNSYGSGNNNNSSSYGSSGRDNNDSYGSSNNDSYGSSNNDSYGSSRRDNDNDNSYGSSGNSGLSGGNDSYGSSRRDNENDNSYGSSNKDSDSYGSSNNDSYGSSRRDNDNNNSYGSSNNDSYGSGNKSSDSYGTSNTYGSSNNDTYGSSNNDSYGSSNKDNDSYGSSNTYGSGRDNDNDNDNSRSGGFLDKVKDKVEDKLRGNKNSGDNDY, from the exons ATGTCTGACAGCTACGGTGACAACAGCTAC GGCTCCAGCCGACgtgacaacgacaacgacaacAGCTACGGTTCGTCCAACCGTGACAATGACAACGACAACTCTTATGGCTCtggcaacaacaacaacagcagcagctac GGCTCATCTGGCCGCGACAACAACGATTCGTATGGCTCCAGCAACAACGATTCGTACGGATCCAGCAACAATGACTCTTATGGCTCAAGCCGTCGTGACAATGATAACGACAACTCTTATGGCTCGTCCGGTAACTCTGGTCTGAGCGGCGGCAACGACAGCTAC GGCTCCAGCCGTCGCGACAATGAAAACGACAACTCTTATGGATCTAGCAACAAGGACAGCGATTCTTATGGATCCAGCAACAATGACTCTTACGGCTCCAGCCGTCGAgacaacgacaacaacaactctTATGGATCCAGCAACAACGACTCCTACGGTTCCGGTAACAAGAGCAGCGACTCTTACGGCACCAGTAACACATACGGCTCCAGCAACAATGACACCTATGGCTCTAGCAACAACGACTCCTATGGCTCCAGCAACAAGGACAACGATTCTTATGGTTCCAGCAACACATACGGATCTGGCCGTGACAatgacaacgacaacgacaacAGCCGATCAGGTGGTTTcctcgacaaggtcaaggacaaggttgaggaCAAGCTCAGGGGAAACAAGAACAGTGGTGACAACGACTACTAA
- a CDS encoding related to peroxisomal membrane protein PEX17, whose amino-acid sequence MSSDRLLRTVLQHYPDVHDAAKTEQIIGSTTHLLTELTNPLNLGLLTSQLLTAPAIWFQPGGIRTSVRVISIYNTAAARIHNYEVANRDRKEPHEGGGLSCEEWTRAVVKGADDRSRRWQHLLVLTGVLMGMESSNRQSLSRGMRNTLEEAVVMAANLALESRDEDGPVAGASVVMALNFAFPLLSDFHRSLINCNALLPLIVWTVTAEEGLGHGQFLAAVSSEVVESPNHLLAWSPNTPSFRFIQELDRRPTLANMGPLAKLAGYAVQQATDTQAVIAAQDALLAFSSQVLDMWRVNRLSDIDPALEGNVLTQETITSTWPVLWNLLRKLMFGTVAILQAIVSRSLLDPRMLNDMAAPVIASKSLRILRNIFFISSRNGNNAFQVYNFTYLTSIDSISRSAPACHSFLQEFRPSEDASTSTTYLQRTLDLFYLNISEHLPLTLPTDACDALIIKPAIAYISHEGPTTQNMVEIFESAHSAILSTISCPQHSPLTIELTPFYIALLFNSFPQHISSRQFRVAFKTVMQIVSPPFPIAELEPQLSETLLEMLRTSISTASTSLLPPTADIIAQAAMEETQEERHSQQSSLALALVDSLPYLPLPLVEEWFTIAAQAMNEIEDPVLREPVKQRFLQILVSGELDVERAAIGVAWWGTRGGRALIHGASAEPAMMSGALPGPDRSSHL is encoded by the coding sequence ATGTCCTCCGATAGACTTCTCAGAACAGTTCTGCAGCACTACCCAGATGTCCACGATGCTGCAAAGACCGAGCAGATCATCGGGTCGACAACACATCTCCTCACCGAGCTCACAAATCCTCTaaatcttggccttctcacgTCGCAATTGTTAACGGCCCCTGCGATATGGTTCCAGCCAGGCGGCATCCGCACTTCGGTTCGAGTTATCAGCATATACAATACCGCGGCCGCGCGCATCCATAACTATGAAGTCGCCAATCGCGATCGGAAAGAACCTCATGAGGGCGGTGGACTGAGCTGTGAAGAATGGACGCGCGCTGTCGTCAAAGGAGCGGACGATCGATCGAGGCGATGGCAGCATCTTTTGGTTCTGACTGGTGTTCTCATGGGAATGGAGTCCAGCAATCGGCAATCTTTGTCGCGTGGCATGAGGAATACTCTTGAAGAGGCGGTAGTGATGGCGGCAAATCTGGCACTCGAGAGTCGCGACGAAGATGGCCCGGTCGCAGGCGCATCGGTTGTCATGGCACTTAACTTTGCATTTCCATTGCTGTCTGACTTCCATCGAAGTCTCATCAACTGCAATGCTCTATTGCCTCTTATTGTATGGACGGTGACAGCTGAGGAGGGCCTCGGCCACGGCCAATTCTTGGCGGCAGTGAGCTCCGAGGTTGTCGAATCACCAAACCATCTTCTCGCATGGTCGCCAAATACGCCCTCGTTTCGATTTATCCAGGAGCTTGATAGGCGACCTACTCTAGCCAACATGGGGCCCCTGGCGAAGCTTGCTGGGTATGCTGTTCAACAGGCCACAGACACACAAGCTGTGATTGCCGCACAAGACGCTCTTCTTGCCTTTAGCAGCCAGGTATTGGATATGTGGAGGGTGAATCGTTTGAGCGACATAGATCCAGCGCTTGAGGGCAATGTGCTGACCCAGGAGACCATTACAAGCACCTGGCCAGTTCTATGGAACCTGCTGAGGAAGCTCATGTTTGGGACTGTTGCTATTCTGCAGGCGATTGTCTCACGAAGCCTCCTTGACCCGCGCATGCTCAACGATATGGCTGCTCCTGTCATCGCATCAAAATCTCTTCGCATATTACGcaacatcttcttcatctcttcaaggAACGGCAACAACGCGTTCCAAGTGTACAACTTCACATACCTCACTTCGATCGATTCGATCTCTCGGAGTGCCCCTGCTTGCCACAGTTTCCTCCAAGAATTCCGACCTTCCGAAGatgcatcaacatcaacgacaTATCTACAAAGAACCTTGGACCtattctatcttaatatctcTGAACACTTACCACTTACTCTACCAACCGATGCATGCGATGCTCTCATAATCAAACCAGCAATTGCATATATCTCACATGAAGGACCCACGACACAAAATATGGTTGAGATCTTCGAGTCCGCACATAGCGCCATTCTATCAACCATATCTTGCCCTCAACATAGCCCTCTCACCATCGAACTCACACCTTTCTATATCGCTCTGTTGTTCAACTCATTCCCGCAGCATATCTCTTCGCGTCAATTCAGAGTGGCCTTCAAGACTGTGATGCAGATAGTATCACCTCCCTTCCCCATCGCAGAGCTGGAGCCGCAGCTATCGGAGACACTTCTAGAGATGCTTCGAACTTCAATTTCCACTGCGTCGACGAGTCTGCTGCCACCAACAGCAGATATCATCGCACAAGCTGCGATGGAAGAGACTCAGGAGGAACGTCATTCTCAGCAGAGTTCACTTGCTTTAGCTCTAGTTGATTCACTTCCATACCTACCTCTTCCTCTGGTGGAAGAATGGTTTACGATTGCTGCTCAAGCCATGAATGAAATTGAAGATCCCGTACTAAGGGAACCAGTCAAGCAACGGTTCTTGCAAATTCTGGTTAGTGGAGAGTTAGACGTGGAACGAGCAGCTATTGGGGTAGCTTGGTGGGGAactcgaggaggtcgagCACTGATTCACGGTGCAAGCGCGGAACCTGCCATGATGAGCGGCGCGCTTCCTGGGCCTGACAGGTCTAGCCATCTGTAA
- a CDS encoding related to STE14 farnesyl cysteine carboxyl-methyltransferase, producing MSETTQSSSARPVNFSPSAAHHQASPTHHDSFSGHSRSLDELMILKPYFAGQPKSLSGIALRAFCLGITLACSAISMGAILFLTSSPAWRVPFFLFALSAFHFLEFWTTAEKNTLVASIGSFLLTANWPGYAIAHSAAFIECAIVNIFFPNRHWAPYGTGPILLLLGLAMVTVGQYVRSVAMLQAGASFNHHVQTRKKDSHELVTSGIYSIFRHPSYFGFFYWGLGTQLVMGNVLCFFAYAAVLWLFFSKRINHEEAKLIEFFQSDYVQYRKRVGTKIPFIA from the coding sequence ATGTCTGAAACCACGCAAAGCTCGAGTGCTAGACCCGTCAACTTCAGCCCTTCAGctgctcatcatcaagcatcacCTACTCATCATGACTCCTTCTCCGGCCACTCTCGCTCTCTGGACGAACTCATGATCCTGAAGCCCTACTTTGCCGGCCAGCCCAAGTCACTCTCTGGTATCGCTCTTCGAGCTTTCTGCCTCGGTATTACCTTGGCTTGTAGTGCTATCTCTATGGGAGCCATTCTGTTCTTGACTTCTAGCCCTGCTTGGCGTGTTCCGTTCTTCCTGTTTGCACTCTCAGCTTTTCACTTTCTTGAGTTTTGGACTACGGCCGAGAAGAATACACTTGTGGCTAGCATTGGAAGTTTTCTCCTGACCGCAAACTGGCCAGGATACGCCATCGCCCATTCGGCTGCGTTTATCGAATGTGCCATCGTCAACATTTTCTTCCCCAATCGACACTGGGCACCCTATGGCACCGGCCCTATCCTTctgctccttggccttgccatGGTCACCGTCGGACAGTACGTCCGATCAGTGGCCATGTTGCAAGCTGGAGCCAGTTTCAACCATCATGTCCAGACCAGGAAGAAGGATTCCCACGAGTTGGTGACTTCAGGCATTTACTCAATCTTCCGCCACCCAAGTTACTTTGGATTCTTCTACTGGGGGCTGGGAACACAGCTGGTAATGGGCAACGTGCTGTGCTTCTTTGCCTATGCGGCTGTTCTCTGGCTGTTCTTTAGCAAGCGAATTAATCACGAGGAGGCCAAGTTGATTGAGTTTTTCCAAAGCGATTATGTCCAATATAGGAAGAGAGTGGGAACAAAGATTCCTTTCATCGCTTAG
- a CDS encoding related to diacylglycerol acyltransferase, which yields MNSATVTSIETSNGSASVSRRSGHDVTQNEPNNSTNGNGNGTATTKTPKKPGQKYRHVAAVHKQTRPSCLSHDSDAAPSFIGFRNLMVIVLVVGNLRLMIENIQKYGVLICVRCHDYSRQDIYLGLLLYFLIPCHLLAAYLIELAAAQQARGSLKRVNDSPSGGPSEQERKRFHKTWVVVAWAHLFNITLALVLTTWVVYFKIHHPLIGTLTEMHAITVWLKTASYAFTNRDLRHAYLHPVEGERELVPELYTQCPYPQNITFSNLVYFWWAPTLVYQPVYPRTDKIRWVFVAKRVGEIFGLSVFMWVASAQYAAPVLRNSLDKIASLDLMSILERLLKLSTISLVIWLAGFFALFQSFLNALAEVLRFGDRSFYDDWWNSESLGAYWRTWNKPVYTYFKRHLYMPMIGRGWSPQAASFAVFLVSAILHEILVGVPTHNIIGVAFLGMFLQLPLIALTKPLENMKLGHTGKIVGNSIFWVSFTIFGQPFAALMYFYAWQAKYGSVSKQMTTVSS from the exons ATGAATTCGGCCACAGTGACGAGCATAGAAACCTCGAATGGTTCGGCCTCTGTCTCCCGGCGCAGCGGCCACGACGTCACACAGAACGAGCCCAACAATAGCACCAACGGAAACGGTAACGGAACTGCCACGACGAAAACCCCCAAGAAGCCTGGCCAGAAGTACAGGCACGTCGCTGCGGTTCACAAACAGACGAGGCCTTCATGTCTGAGTCACGATTCCGATGCTGCTCCCAGCTTTATTGGTTTTCGTAACCTCATGGTCATTGTGCTTG TTGTTGGAAACTTGCGATTGATGATTGAGAACATCCAAAAG TATGGTGTATTGATCTGCGTGAGGTGTCATGATTACAGCCGTCAAGATATTTACTTGGGTCTACTCCTTTACTTCCTCATCCCATGCCATCTCCTTGCTGCCTACTTGATTGAGCTGGCTGCTGCTCAGCAGGCTCGAGGATCTCTGAAGCGTGTCAATGATTCACCTTCTGGTGGCCCCTCAGAGCAGGAGCGCAAAAGGTTTCATAAGACCTGGGTTGTTGTCGCATGGGCTCATCTTTTCAACATCACACTTGCCCTTGTTCTCACCACCTGGGTCGTGTACTTCAagattcatcatcctctcaTCGGCACCTTGACTGAGATGCACGCCATTACCGTCTGGCTCAAGACTGCATCATATGCTTTCACCAACCGAGACTTGAGACATGCCTACCTGCATCCCGTGGAAGGAGAACGGGAACTGGTACCTGAGCTGTATACGCAATGCCCGTATCCCCAGAACATCACCTTCAGCAACCTGGTCTACTTCTGGTGGGCGCCCACCCTCGTATACCAGCCCGTGTATCCTCGCACCGATAAAATTAGATGGGTCTTTGTGGCCAAACGGGTTGGAGAGATCTTTGGCCTCAGCGTGTTCATGTGGGTTGCGAGTGCTCAGTATGCTGCACCTGTCCTTAGGAACTCGCTCGACAAGATCGCTTCCCTTGACCTCATGTCTATTTTGGAACGGTTACTTAAGCTTTCAACCATTTCCCTAGTCATCTGGCTTGCCGGTTTCTTCGCACTCTTCCAGTCGTTCCTCAACGCCCTAGCCGAGGTTTTGAGGTTTGGCGACAGGTCGTTCTATGACGATTGGTGGAACAGCGAGAGCTTAGGAGCATACTGGCGCACGTGGAACAAGCCTGTCTACACGTATTTCAAGCGTCACCTGTACATGCCTATGATCGGGCGTGGTTGGAGTCCTCAAGCTGCCAGCTTTGCtgtcttcttggtctcggcTATTCTTCACGAGATCCTTGTCGGTGTCCCTACACATAACATCATTG GCGTTGCTTTCCTAGGTATGTTCCTTCAACTACCACTTATTGCATTGACCAAGCCTCTTGAAAACATGAAGCTTGGGCACACTGGCAAGATAGTTGGTAACAGTATTTTTTGGGTATCATTCACCATATTTGGGCAACCCTTTGCAGCACTGATGTACTTCTACGCTTGGCAAGCAAAGTATGGAAGTGTTAGCAAACAGATGACGACAGTATCGAGTTAA
- a CDS encoding related to polyadenylation factor I subunit 2, with amino-acid sequence MAYEPRGDHGGGQGQDGAFVKVRGRRPVTDYGATITHWQHDRAPSYKGGYTGEAERPSVSYIVDMLPPAARVTKAADSIPIKHLHSSLNKIKHPINVVRWTPEGRRLLTASTSGEFTLWNGTGFNFETIMQAHDSAIRALEYSHSDDWLISADHDGVIKYWQPNFNNVQSINAHTDPIRDLAFSPSDSKFVTASDDSTLKIFDFALGQMETKLEGHGWDAKSVDWHPTKGLLVSGSKDHLVKLWDPRTSRCLTTLHGHKSTITKVLFEKVRGACLATSARDQTARVFDLRMMRDICLLKGHEKDISTLTWHPIHPNLLSTGGMDGSLFHYLLDSPNPPPGQSFTVAPYDSPDPSSVAAQSVWPMHKVPYAHDYAIWSLDWHPLGHILASGSNDRITRFWSRARPGDTDVFQDRYHIGEAAAEAQGTWDRRGNRRQRQEEEQQEMEDEMDALVDQDAPKAAVPGLPGIPGLPLGGGLPGLGSSIPPPPIPGVGAGSGAPPPPLPFPLPGLNGGPPPPPLPGLDPNNPPDPAQLLELMKKAGVPLPPPGALPPGALPPGLILPPGSMPPPPGSFAMPVPPPPMHGFDADKADARRRAPLPSQEESLRHEQRQGKYTRAR; translated from the exons ATGGCCTATGAGCCTCGTGGTGATCATGGTGGTGGCCAGGGCCAAGATGGGGCATTTGTCAAGGTCCGAGGCAGGC GACCTGTGACTGACTATGGTGCCACTATAACACACTGGCAACATGATCGTGCCCCTAGCTATAAGGGAGGATATACTGGCGAAGCTGAGCGACCTAGTGTTAGCTATATCGTTGAT ATGCTTCCACCTGCAGCTCGTGTCACAAAAGCTGCCGACAGTATCCCTATTAAGCACCTTCACTCTTCTCTtaacaagatcaagcaccCCATCAATGTAGTGCGGTGGACACCAGAAGGTAGAAGGTTGTTAACAGCTTCGACCAGCGGCGAGTTCACACTATGGAACGGAACAGGCTTCAATTTCGAAACCATTATGCAGGCTCATGATTCTGCCATTCGTGCTCTGGAATACTCGCATAGTGACGACTGGCTTATCTCGGCGGATCACGATGGAGTTATCAAGTACTGGCAACCAAATTTCAACAATGTCCAGAGCATCAACGCCCACACTGACCCTATTCGAGACCTTGCTTTCAGTCCAAGTGATTCCAAGTTCGTCACCGCAAGCGATGACTCGACCCTCAAGATCTTTGACTTTGCTCTGGGACAAATGGAAACCAAGCTTGAAGGTCATGGATGGGATGCAAAAAGTGTGGATTGGCATCCTACAAAGGGACTGCTTGTATCTGGTTCGAAGGACCATCTTGTCAAACTTTGGGATCCTCGTACTAGCCGTTGCTTAACGACTCTACACGGCCACAAGAGTACTATCACAAAAGTACTGTTTGAAAAGGTCCGTGGCGCTTGTCTCGCGACATCTGCAAGAGACCAGACCGCTCGTGTTTTCGATCTTCGCATGATGCGTGATATCTGCCTTCTCAAAGGCCACGAGAAGGATATTTCCACTCTCACATGGCATCCTATTCACCCTAATCTTCTCAGCACTGGTGGTATGGACGGCTCGCTATTCCACTATCTACTCGATTCACCAAACCCGCCTCCTGGCCAGTCCTTCACCGTTGCACCTTACGACAGCCCTGACCCATCATCAGTAGCCGCCCAGTCAGTATGGCCAATGCACAAGGTGCCTTATGCTCATGACTACGCTATTTGGTCCCTTGACTGGCATCCTCTCGGGCACATTCTGGCATCAGGGTCTAATGACCGCATTACGCGTTTCTGGAGCCGTGCCAGACCTGGTGATACAGATGTTTTTCAGGATCGCTATCATATCGGTGAAGCAGCAGCCGAGGCCCAAGGAACCTGGGACCGCCGTGGTAATCGTCGGCAGCGCCAGGAGGAAGAACAACAAGAGATGGAAGACGAGATGGACGCTCTTGTTGACCAAGACGCACCGAAAGCTGCTGTCCCTGGACTGCCTGGTATTCCTGGACTGCCTCTTGGCGGAGGCCTACCCGGCCTTGGTTCAAGTATTCCACCTCCTCCCATTCCTGGTGTCGGTGCTGGCTCAGGtgctcctccacctccccTACCATTTCCCTTACCTGGACTCAATGGTGGTCCACCGCCGCCTCCCTTACCCGGACTGGATCCCAACAATCCTCCAGATCCAGCGCAACTCCTCGAGCTTATGAAGAAGGCGGGCGTGCCTCTGCCGCCACCAGGAGCACTACCGCCAGGAGCCCTGCCCCCTGGACTCATCCTACCACCGGGCAGCATGCCTCCCCCGCCCGGAAGCTTTGCCATGCCGGTTCCTCCACCTCCCATGCATGGGTTTGATGCCGACAAGGCGGATGCCCGACGGAGAGCTCCTCTACCTAGTCAAGAGGAAAGCTTGCGCCATGAACAGCGACAAGGAAAATACACGAGAGCGAGATAG
- a CDS encoding probable nuclease NUC1 precursor, mitochondrial produces the protein MSKTTLATMACLGAGGGAAITAAIYSIRGGKRVEETNTLATPPLTTSNSFAALPAPTASPAVPPAQVFEPPATAPSGLPINPSAIVNPGGLFDYGFPGPIADVANRSGLVSSYDRRTRNPHWVVEHITPASLAIRDGDRKHSSFLEDDSVPQKFRALLKDYYRSGYDRGHQVPAADCKWSQKAMDDTFYLTNMCPQVGDGFNRDYWAHFEDFCRRLTVKYPSVRIVTGPLYLPKKEADGKWYVKYEMIGTPPSVAVPTHFYKVIFAEDGRVGGNVALGAFVLPNAPISNSKPITDFEVPLEAVERASGLEFATKLPPQRRRRLCSDHTCALVIRDFADKQKAFPKK, from the coding sequence ATGTCTAAGACTACTCTCGCTACTATGGCCTGCCTAGGCGCAGGAGGTGGTGCTGCTATCACTGCCGCCATTTACTCTATTCGAGGCGGTAAACGTGTCGAGGAGACCAATACTCTGGCTACGCCTCCTCTGACAACCTCAAACTCCTTCGCCGCTCTTCCTGCTCCCACCGCGTCTCCCGCTGTTCCTCCCGCCCAAGTCTTCGAACCTCCAGCCACTGCACCCTCCGGCCTGCCAATCAACCCAAGCGCCATCGTCAACCCTGGGGGTCTTTTCGACTACGGCTTTCCAGGCCCTATCGCCGATGTCGCCAATCGCTCTGGCCTTGTCTCTTCTTACGATCGTCGTACACGAAACCCTCACTGGGTAGTCGAGCATATTACTCCTGCTTCCCTTGCCATTCGCGATGGTGATCGAAAGCACAGCAGCTTTCTTGAAGATGACTCTGTGCCACAAAAGTTCCGAGCTCTGCTGAAGGACTACTACCGCAGTGGTTATGACCGTGGTCATCAAGTTCCTGCTGCCGACTGCAAATGGTCTCAGAAGGCCATGGACGACACATTCTACCTCACAAACATGTGCCCTCAGGTCGGTGACGGCTTCAACCGTGACTACTGGGCTCACTTCGAGGACTTCTGCCGTCGTTTGACAGTCAAGTATCCCTCAGTCCGCATCGTCACAGGCCCTCTCTACCttcccaagaaggaggccgaTGGCAAGTGGTATGTCAAGTATGAGATGATTGGCACCCCTCCTTCAGTTGCTGTGCCCACGCACTTCTATAAGGTGATCTTTGCTGAGGATGGTCGCGTTGGTGGAAACGTTGCGCTGGGCGCTTTCGTTCTCCCTAACGCTCCTATCTCTAACTCTAAGCCCATCACCGATTTCGAGGTTCCCCTCGAGGCTGTTGAGCGTGCTAGCGGTCTCGAATTTGCTACTAAGCTACCTCCTCAGCGAAGACGGCGTCTGTGTTCTGACCACACCTGTGCCCTTGTGATTCGAGACTTCGCGGATAAGCAAAAGGCGTTCCCTAAGAAATAG